Proteins encoded by one window of Winogradskyella sp. PG-2:
- the purB gene encoding adenylosuccinate lyase: MALSALSAISPIDGRYRSKVEALGNYFSEEALIKYRVLVEIEYFIALCEQPLPQLESISSSVFEDLRYIYKNFTSVDASAIKEIEKITNHDVKAVEYYIKEKFDALDLSDYKEFIHFGLTSQDINNTAIPLSIKEAMNAVYVPEYFNLLEKIEQLASDWADIPMLARTHGQPASPTRLGKELDVFVVRLKEQFNLLNDVPSAAKFGGATGNFNAHKVAYPNIDWKAFGTQFVQEKLGLQHSFPTTQIEHYDHMAALFDAIKRINTIILDLDRDIWTYVSMDYFKQKIKAGEVGSSAMPHKVNPIDFENSEGNLGIANAIFEHLSAKLPVSRLQRDLTDSTVLRNVGVPFGHTIIAFKSTVKGLGKLLLNEAKFLQDLENNWAVVAEAIQTVLRRESYPNPYEALKGLTRTNTAITQSSISNFIDTLEVSNTIKLELKAITPSNYTGI, encoded by the coding sequence ATGGCACTCTCAGCACTTAGCGCAATTTCACCAATAGATGGCAGATACAGATCTAAAGTAGAAGCTTTAGGTAATTATTTTTCTGAAGAAGCATTGATTAAATATCGTGTTTTAGTAGAGATAGAATACTTTATTGCCTTGTGTGAGCAACCGTTACCTCAGCTAGAATCAATTTCTAGTTCGGTGTTTGAAGATTTAAGATACATCTACAAGAATTTCACTTCAGTAGATGCTTCAGCTATTAAAGAAATTGAAAAGATCACCAATCATGATGTAAAAGCTGTTGAGTACTATATAAAAGAAAAATTTGACGCTTTAGATTTATCGGATTACAAAGAGTTTATCCATTTTGGTTTAACATCTCAAGATATTAATAACACAGCAATTCCTTTAAGTATTAAGGAAGCTATGAATGCTGTCTATGTACCAGAATATTTCAACTTATTAGAAAAGATAGAGCAACTAGCATCAGATTGGGCAGATATACCTATGTTAGCAAGAACACATGGTCAACCAGCTTCACCAACACGTTTAGGAAAAGAATTAGATGTATTTGTTGTTCGATTAAAAGAGCAATTTAATTTACTAAACGATGTACCTAGTGCTGCAAAATTTGGTGGTGCTACTGGTAATTTTAATGCACATAAGGTGGCTTATCCTAATATAGACTGGAAAGCTTTTGGAACACAATTTGTACAAGAAAAATTAGGCTTACAGCATTCATTCCCGACAACTCAAATAGAACATTATGATCATATGGCTGCTTTATTTGATGCCATAAAACGAATCAACACTATTATTTTAGATTTAGATAGAGATATATGGACTTATGTATCTATGGACTATTTTAAACAAAAAATTAAAGCTGGTGAGGTAGGTAGTTCAGCTATGCCACACAAAGTAAATCCAATTGATTTTGAAAATAGTGAAGGAAATTTAGGTATTGCCAACGCTATTTTTGAGCACTTATCTGCTAAACTACCAGTATCTAGATTACAACGAGATCTTACTGATAGTACAGTTTTACGAAATGTTGGTGTACCATTTGGCCATACTATTATTGCTTTTAAATCTACAGTTAAAGGTTTAGGTAAATTATTATTGAACGAAGCTAAGTTTTTGCAAGACCTAGAAAATAACTGGGCAGTTGTTGCTGAAGCTATTCAAACCGTTTTAAGGCGAGAAAGTTATCCTAATCCTTATGAGGCACTAAAAGGGCTTACAAGAACCAATACTGCTATTACTCAGAGTTCTATTTCAAATTTTATTGATACATTAGAGGTTTCTAATACGATTAAATTAGAATTGAAAGCAATTACGCCAAGTAATTATACAGGTATATAA
- a CDS encoding heme-binding domain-containing protein produces the protein MKILKKLGLLLLVVFLIAQFFGPEKNDGAIATVDAFFADTNPPEDVKMILKTACIDCHSDSTRYPWYNSITPVNYWLADHIDHGKGHFNVSKWNDYSDKKKDHKLDELIEMVEVKEMPLPSYTWTHGDANLSQEQIDAVTSWAKTVRLKYAFLKEPQ, from the coding sequence ATGAAGATTTTAAAAAAACTTGGACTATTACTTTTGGTCGTTTTTCTAATTGCTCAATTCTTTGGACCAGAAAAGAATGATGGTGCTATTGCTACTGTTGATGCTTTTTTTGCAGATACTAATCCACCAGAAGATGTAAAAATGATTTTAAAAACTGCTTGTATAGATTGTCATAGTGATAGTACGCGTTATCCTTGGTATAATTCAATTACACCAGTTAACTATTGGTTAGCAGATCATATAGATCATGGTAAAGGCCATTTTAATGTTTCTAAATGGAATGACTATTCTGATAAGAAAAAAGATCATAAGCTAGATGAACTCATAGAAATGGTTGAGGTTAAAGAAATGCCCTTACCAAGTTATACATGGACGCATGGTGATGCTAATTTATCTCAAGAGCAAATCGATGCTGTTACCTCATGGGCAAAAACCGTGAGGCTTAAATATGCGTTTTTAAAGGAGCCACAATAG
- a CDS encoding glycosyltransferase: MNIKLLIIGFVWPEPKSSAAGSRMLQLIEQFQNQGYEITFVSAAKTSDNTFDLSEIGVTTKNILLNDSSFDEFVSQLKPNIVLFDRFMTEEQYGWRVAERCSNALRILDTEDFHGLRKAREMALKENVEVSVEHLQNDITKREIASIYRCDLSLIISEAEIEILITQFKIDKRLFYYLPFLLGPISKAEVEQLPSFEDRQHFITIGNFLHAPNYDAVLYLKQFIWPLIRQQLPNAEMHIYGAYESQKISQLNNTKEGFLIKGFAEDVNGVMQNAKVCLVPLRFGAGLKGKLVDAMQNGTPCIMSNIAAEGMFGALQPNGFVEDIPENFANKAVELYMNSKIWKQKKDLGFKVLKKHFIKTDFEDDFSNMIKELANNLIEHRQNNFIGSLLQHQTLQSVKYMSKWIEEKNR, from the coding sequence GTGAATATAAAACTTTTAATTATTGGTTTTGTTTGGCCAGAACCTAAAAGCTCTGCTGCTGGTAGTAGAATGCTTCAGTTAATAGAACAATTTCAAAATCAAGGTTATGAGATTACGTTTGTTTCAGCTGCCAAGACATCAGATAATACATTTGATTTATCTGAAATAGGTGTAACAACTAAAAATATTCTCCTGAACGATTCGTCTTTTGATGAATTTGTTTCTCAATTAAAACCAAATATTGTTTTGTTTGACCGATTTATGACGGAAGAACAATATGGTTGGCGAGTGGCTGAGAGATGCTCTAATGCATTACGTATTTTAGATACCGAAGATTTTCATGGACTCAGAAAGGCTAGGGAAATGGCTTTAAAAGAAAATGTTGAGGTTTCTGTAGAACATTTACAAAATGATATTACTAAACGCGAGATAGCAAGTATCTATCGTTGTGACTTAAGCCTAATAATTTCTGAAGCTGAAATAGAGATTCTAATTACACAGTTTAAAATAGATAAACGTTTATTCTATTACTTACCCTTTTTGTTAGGACCTATTTCTAAAGCTGAAGTTGAACAATTACCAAGTTTTGAAGACAGACAACACTTTATTACCATTGGTAACTTTTTACATGCACCTAACTACGACGCGGTTTTATATCTAAAGCAATTCATTTGGCCATTAATACGGCAACAATTACCAAATGCAGAAATGCATATATATGGTGCATACGAATCTCAGAAAATATCTCAGTTAAATAATACCAAAGAAGGTTTTTTAATTAAAGGTTTTGCTGAAGATGTTAATGGGGTAATGCAAAACGCAAAAGTTTGTTTAGTGCCTTTACGTTTTGGTGCAGGACTAAAAGGTAAGTTAGTTGATGCTATGCAAAATGGTACACCTTGTATAATGTCTAATATTGCTGCTGAAGGTATGTTTGGTGCGCTACAGCCGAATGGGTTTGTTGAAGATATTCCTGAAAATTTTGCCAATAAAGCTGTTGAGCTTTACATGAATTCCAAAATTTGGAAGCAAAAAAAAGATCTTGGTTTTAAGGTTTTAAAAAAGCATTTTATTAAAACTGATTTTGAAGATGATTTTTCTAATATGATTAAAGAACTCGCAAATAATTTAATAGAACATCGCCAAAATAACTTTATTGGTAGTTTATTGCAACATCAAACACTTCAAAGTGTTAAGTATATGAGTAAGTGGATTGAGGAGAAAAATAGATGA
- a CDS encoding aspartyl/asparaginyl beta-hydroxylase domain-containing protein: protein MKIGNLLISQYDGGQNRPVILDVKRTFPKLSIIEQSFDTVNDEFENVNKHFEIPAYHEVEQRQYVISGKVNPNLKWKVFLLYYSGETPELAKELCPKTCALLKRIPNIYKAFFSVLEAGKSIPAHNGPYRGYLRYHLGLKVPKVSPPCIRIKDEIYHWKERESILFDDTWEHEVMNKSNQERVVLIIDLLRPLPLIPNQVNRFIANFLLKKVRIKKVLHDVKKLNLIGKKTK, encoded by the coding sequence ATGAAAATTGGAAATCTTCTCATCAGTCAATATGATGGCGGACAAAATCGACCTGTCATATTAGATGTAAAAAGAACTTTTCCTAAGCTATCCATAATTGAACAAAGTTTTGATACTGTTAATGACGAATTTGAAAATGTTAATAAGCATTTCGAAATCCCGGCTTATCATGAAGTAGAACAAAGGCAGTATGTCATTTCTGGTAAAGTTAACCCTAATTTAAAATGGAAGGTATTTCTATTATATTATTCTGGGGAAACGCCAGAACTTGCCAAAGAATTATGTCCTAAGACTTGCGCCCTATTAAAAAGAATTCCCAATATCTATAAAGCCTTTTTTTCTGTCTTAGAAGCTGGGAAGTCCATACCTGCACATAATGGTCCATATAGAGGTTATTTGAGATATCATTTAGGACTTAAAGTACCTAAAGTTTCACCTCCTTGTATTAGAATAAAAGACGAAATTTATCATTGGAAAGAGAGAGAAAGTATACTATTTGACGACACTTGGGAGCATGAAGTGATGAATAAATCGAATCAAGAAAGAGTGGTGTTAATTATTGATCTTTTACGTCCGTTACCATTAATACCAAATCAGGTAAATAGATTTATTGCTAATTTTCTATTAAAAAAAGTGCGGATAAAAAAAGTACTTCATGATGTTAAAAAACTAAACCTAATTGGGAAAAAGACTAAGTGA
- a CDS encoding helix-turn-helix transcriptional regulator: MDNTIKVERAILRLTQDDLAKKIGVSRQTINSIEVNRYVPSTVLALKLSDLFGKPVNDFFKLSTDD, from the coding sequence ATGGATAATACTATAAAAGTAGAGCGCGCTATTTTAAGATTAACACAAGATGATTTGGCAAAGAAAATAGGTGTTTCTCGTCAAACGATAAACTCTATAGAAGTGAATCGTTATGTGCCTTCAACTGTATTAGCATTAAAACTTTCTGATCTTTTTGGTAAGCCTGTAAATGACTTTTTTAAATTAAGTACAGATGATTAG
- a CDS encoding SIR2 family NAD-dependent protein deacylase, whose protein sequence is MKKHIVVLTGAGMSAESGIKTFRDANGLWEGHDVMEVASPEGFRHNPELVLDFYNQRRRQLKEVEPNQAHKDLATLEHDFKVTIITQNVDDLHERAGCSDVVHLHGELRKIRSTGNQNDIKVWEEDINLGDICEKGYQLRPHIVWFGEDVPMIDTAIKICYAADILVIIGTSMQVYPAASLINYVQPDTPIYYIDPKPAISNTDKVTVIAKSATEGLKELIVELK, encoded by the coding sequence ATGAAAAAACACATCGTCGTATTAACTGGAGCAGGTATGAGTGCTGAAAGTGGTATAAAAACTTTTAGAGATGCAAATGGACTATGGGAAGGTCATGATGTCATGGAAGTCGCTTCACCTGAAGGTTTTAGACACAATCCCGAATTGGTTTTAGATTTCTATAACCAACGACGTCGACAACTTAAAGAAGTTGAACCGAACCAAGCACATAAAGATTTAGCAACATTAGAGCATGATTTTAAAGTCACTATAATAACTCAAAATGTAGATGATTTACACGAACGTGCTGGTTGTAGTGATGTTGTGCACCTACATGGAGAGCTTAGAAAAATACGAAGCACAGGTAATCAAAATGATATTAAAGTTTGGGAAGAAGACATTAACCTAGGTGATATTTGCGAAAAGGGATATCAACTAAGACCACACATTGTTTGGTTTGGTGAAGATGTCCCAATGATAGATACTGCAATTAAAATATGTTATGCAGCAGATATTCTTGTTATAATAGGTACGAGTATGCAAGTCTATCCTGCCGCAAGTTTAATTAATTATGTACAACCAGATACACCTATTTATTACATAGACCCTAAACCTGCAATTAGTAATACTGATAAAGTTACTGTTATTGCTAAATCAGCCACTGAAGGCTTGAAAGAACTTATAGTAGAACTAAAATAA
- a CDS encoding TrmH family RNA methyltransferase, translated as MPDLKLLEYLETYLTDHRRARFENVLTQRTKHFTVATEDVYQLHNTSAVMRSCDVFGIQEVNIVEEVNSKSIDREIAMGAQKWVDLNRYHTTKSCIEDLKTNGYQIVATTPHGEDCDLIDFDISKKSSFFFGRETEGLSQQVINNADCFLKIPMVGFTESLNISVSAAIILQYVTAQLRKSDIKWQLTEEERIEKRFDWIKKTIKNYDDIVEHYKSKT; from the coding sequence ATGCCAGACTTAAAACTTCTAGAATATTTAGAAACCTATCTTACAGATCATAGGAGAGCTCGCTTTGAAAATGTTTTAACACAACGTACCAAACATTTTACAGTTGCAACAGAAGATGTCTACCAGTTACACAATACAAGCGCAGTAATGAGGTCTTGTGATGTTTTTGGCATACAGGAAGTCAATATCGTTGAAGAAGTCAACTCTAAAAGTATTGATAGAGAAATTGCAATGGGAGCGCAAAAGTGGGTAGATTTAAACCGTTATCATACGACTAAATCTTGTATTGAGGATTTAAAAACAAATGGCTATCAGATTGTAGCAACGACTCCACATGGAGAAGATTGTGATTTAATAGATTTTGATATTTCTAAAAAATCGAGCTTCTTTTTTGGAAGAGAAACCGAAGGCTTATCACAGCAGGTAATAAATAATGCGGATTGTTTTTTAAAAATCCCTATGGTCGGTTTTACAGAGAGTTTAAATATTTCTGTATCTGCTGCAATTATTCTTCAGTATGTTACAGCGCAGTTAAGAAAGTCTGATATTAAATGGCAACTCACAGAAGAGGAACGCATAGAAAAGCGGTTTGATTGGATTAAAAAGACTATAAAAAATTATGATGATATAGTAGAGCATTATAAATCTAAAACTTAA
- a CDS encoding VOC family protein, whose protein sequence is MVGWFEIPVSDMDRAKQFYETVFKVEIKV, encoded by the coding sequence ATGGTAGGATGGTTCGAAATTCCGGTAAGCGATATGGATCGTGCAAAACAATTTTATGAAACTGTTTTTAAAGTTGAAATTAAAGTTTAA
- a CDS encoding VOC family protein, protein MSNDVQVELDRVVDAGGKIYQEKTKISEEHGCMGVFIDSEGNRVALHSNA, encoded by the coding sequence ATGTCTAATGATGTTCAAGTTGAATTAGATCGAGTTGTTGATGCTGGAGGAAAAATTTATCAAGAAAAAACTAAAATTTCAGAAGAACATGGTTGTATGGGAGTATTTATAGATTCTGAAGGAAATAGAGTAGCCCTACATTCTAATGCTTAA
- a CDS encoding carboxypeptidase-like regulatory domain-containing protein, whose protein sequence is MRYLLILVLCFTAVNSYSQDSTATKTPSIVKGTITSSTTEGPLTEVNIVNINQVKGVATDDNGEFEISAKVNDTLHLSYIGYKSIKVRVTNDWLKFGNTEIVMTELALALEEVTVKQLKLTGYLEVDIKQVPITSNNRYRISGLYGQGYEAGKPNIATKVLGAIFNPADFLYNMFGKKPNEMHKLKKMKEDDEIRNQLAKRFDREMLLVLLQVNKFDLDEIVNQCNYSKDFINTANDLQILDAISECYEEYKVIKRSKDLKKGRKKGKA, encoded by the coding sequence ATGCGCTATTTACTAATTTTAGTTTTATGTTTTACTGCAGTTAACAGCTATAGTCAAGACAGCACTGCCACCAAAACTCCTAGTATAGTTAAAGGTACCATAACAAGTTCTACTACTGAAGGCCCATTGACTGAAGTAAACATTGTAAACATCAATCAGGTTAAAGGTGTTGCTACAGACGACAATGGTGAATTTGAAATTAGTGCAAAAGTCAATGATACTTTACACTTATCTTACATTGGTTACAAATCCATAAAAGTTAGAGTGACTAACGACTGGTTAAAATTTGGCAATACAGAAATTGTAATGACTGAACTAGCTTTAGCTCTAGAAGAAGTAACAGTAAAGCAATTAAAACTTACTGGTTATTTAGAAGTGGATATAAAACAAGTTCCTATTACATCTAATAACCGTTATAGAATTTCTGGACTATATGGTCAAGGTTATGAAGCCGGAAAACCAAATATTGCGACTAAAGTTCTTGGTGCTATTTTTAATCCTGCAGACTTCTTATACAACATGTTTGGCAAAAAGCCTAACGAGATGCATAAGTTAAAGAAAATGAAAGAAGATGATGAAATTAGAAACCAATTAGCAAAACGTTTTGATAGAGAAATGCTTCTCGTTTTATTACAAGTTAATAAGTTTGACTTAGATGAAATCGTTAACCAATGTAATTACTCTAAAGATTTTATAAATACAGCTAATGATCTTCAAATATTAGATGCTATTAGCGAATGCTACGAAGAATATAAAGTGATTAAACGTAGTAAAGACCTTAAAAAAGGTAGAAAAAAAGGTAAAGCCTAA
- a CDS encoding DEAD/DEAH box helicase encodes MSTFQELGLNEDLLHAITDLGFTKPSEVQEKAIPLLLEEDKDLVALAQTGTGKTAAFGFPMLQKIDIDSRTTQGLILSPTRELCLQITNELKLYGKYCKGINVTAIYGGASISDQARSVKRGAQIIVATPGRMKDMISRNMVDISKIQYSVLDEADEMLNMGFYEDITDILSHTPDDKSTWLFSATMPKEVSTIAKKFMYDPTEITVGTKNESTKNVSHEYYLVNARDRYHALKRLADANPDIFSVIFCRTKRDTQKVAENLIEDGYSAGALHGDLSQNQRDMVMKSFRNRQIQMLVATDVAARGIDVDDITHVINYQLPDEIETYTHRSGRTGRAGKSGISMVIVSKSETRKIKSIERIIKKQFEKKDIPSGMEIVEVQLMSLANKVHATETNHEIDKHLESINELFADTDKEALIKKFFSAEFNRFFNYYQKSKDLRVVDSRDLEGGRGRDYAKSSNDTRYFINVGRKDGFDWMKLKDFLKEVLELGRDDVFKVDVKDSFSFFNTEKEQQEKVLAFFTDFKHEGRFVNVEVSENRGRSGGGRRDRGRGRNDRRSGGGGRRRDDRPRGERRSNDRGNRSSGSDSGNRRDRRHSDDNRNDRRSSDSRERRYDDSRGDRRSDSSGSRSDRPRRSRRRD; translated from the coding sequence ATGAGCACATTCCAAGAACTCGGTCTTAATGAAGACCTTTTGCATGCTATTACGGATTTAGGATTTACAAAACCTAGTGAAGTCCAAGAAAAAGCAATTCCACTTTTATTAGAAGAAGACAAAGACTTAGTGGCTTTGGCACAAACTGGTACAGGTAAAACAGCAGCTTTCGGGTTTCCGATGTTGCAAAAAATAGATATAGATAGTAGAACCACACAAGGTCTTATCCTATCTCCTACTCGCGAACTTTGTTTACAAATTACTAATGAATTAAAACTTTATGGTAAATACTGTAAAGGTATAAATGTTACTGCTATTTATGGCGGAGCAAGTATTTCTGACCAAGCAAGATCAGTAAAACGAGGAGCACAAATAATTGTGGCTACTCCTGGTCGAATGAAAGATATGATTAGCCGCAATATGGTTGATATTTCTAAGATACAATACAGCGTACTAGATGAAGCTGATGAAATGTTGAACATGGGCTTCTACGAGGACATTACAGATATTCTATCACATACTCCAGATGACAAAAGTACATGGTTATTCTCTGCAACAATGCCAAAAGAGGTGTCTACAATTGCTAAGAAATTTATGTACGACCCTACAGAAATTACAGTCGGAACAAAAAATGAAAGTACAAAAAACGTCTCTCACGAATATTATTTAGTCAATGCAAGAGATCGCTATCATGCCTTAAAACGTTTGGCAGATGCAAATCCAGATATATTCTCTGTAATTTTTTGTAGAACTAAGCGTGATACGCAAAAGGTAGCTGAAAATTTAATTGAAGATGGTTATAGTGCTGGCGCATTACATGGAGATTTAAGTCAAAATCAGCGTGATATGGTGATGAAATCGTTTAGAAACAGACAAATACAGATGTTGGTTGCTACTGATGTTGCAGCTCGAGGTATTGATGTTGATGATATTACACACGTAATTAATTATCAACTACCAGACGAGATAGAAACCTACACACACAGATCTGGTCGTACTGGTAGAGCTGGTAAATCTGGTATTTCTATGGTCATTGTTTCAAAAAGTGAAACAAGAAAAATAAAAAGCATAGAACGCATTATTAAAAAGCAGTTCGAAAAGAAAGACATTCCTTCTGGAATGGAAATCGTAGAAGTACAATTAATGTCTTTAGCCAATAAAGTTCATGCAACAGAAACTAATCACGAAATTGACAAGCATCTAGAAAGTATCAACGAATTATTTGCAGATACTGATAAAGAAGCATTGATTAAGAAATTCTTCTCTGCTGAATTCAACCGTTTCTTCAATTACTACCAAAAATCAAAGGATTTGCGTGTTGTAGATTCTAGAGATTTAGAAGGAGGTCGTGGGCGTGATTACGCAAAATCTTCTAACGATACGCGTTACTTTATCAACGTTGGTCGTAAAGATGGTTTTGACTGGATGAAGCTAAAAGATTTCTTAAAAGAAGTTTTAGAACTTGGTAGAGATGATGTCTTTAAAGTTGATGTAAAAGATAGTTTCTCTTTCTTTAATACAGAAAAAGAGCAGCAAGAAAAAGTCTTAGCATTTTTTACAGACTTTAAGCACGAAGGTCGTTTTGTTAATGTAGAAGTAAGCGAAAATAGAGGTCGTAGTGGTGGCGGAAGACGCGACAGAGGTCGTGGAAGAAATGATAGACGTTCTGGTGGTGGAGGTCGTAGACGCGATGATAGACCAAGAGGAGAAAGACGTTCTAATGATAGAGGTAACAGATCATCGGGTTCTGACTCAGGAAACAGAAGAGATAGAAGACATTCTGATGATAATAGAAATGATAGACGCTCTAGTGACAGTCGTGAAAGACGATATGATGATTCTAGAGGTGATAGAAGATCAGATTCTAGCGGTTCGCGTTCTGATAGACCAAGACGCTCACGTAGACGAGATTAA
- a CDS encoding acyl-CoA thioester hydrolase/BAAT C-terminal domain-containing protein, protein MRINRKLIISIGVIAIIIISYLVIDSILFNGIKPKPINENGFQVNFFAKENIENKTAVVLIGGGQWGDYWSQEIANKEMVGISLPYIGKEGLPNLPEEIDLEYFESALNWIRKQKSVDPKKIIVMGASRNAELALIIASIFPDMVSGVIAYTPSSVSWSNTVLPYNSNELKASWKYNGIDIPYLPMTKISGNDTEKIRMLDYWENGLSKIDSTHKSHIKVELIKGPILLFSGVDDKVWPSAKMADMIENRLTNNNFKYNFKSIKYQNAGHSISTNPKQLSDLRIGKININGKNYEYEFGGTAEGDLNAKKNAYLQVFEFLLNIKND, encoded by the coding sequence ATGAGAATAAACAGGAAGTTAATTATTTCTATTGGAGTTATCGCTATAATTATTATCTCATATTTAGTTATAGACAGCATTCTTTTTAATGGAATAAAACCTAAACCAATAAACGAAAACGGTTTTCAAGTGAATTTTTTTGCAAAAGAAAATATTGAAAATAAAACAGCAGTTGTTCTTATTGGTGGCGGACAATGGGGAGATTATTGGTCTCAAGAAATCGCAAATAAAGAAATGGTTGGAATATCATTGCCTTACATAGGAAAAGAAGGTTTGCCGAATTTACCAGAGGAAATTGATTTAGAATACTTTGAAAGTGCATTAAATTGGATAAGAAAACAAAAATCTGTTGACCCAAAAAAGATTATTGTAATGGGAGCATCAAGAAATGCAGAATTAGCTTTAATAATTGCTTCAATATTTCCAGATATGGTAAGCGGAGTTATTGCTTACACACCAAGTTCTGTTTCTTGGTCAAATACTGTTTTACCTTATAATTCTAATGAATTAAAAGCAAGTTGGAAATATAACGGAATTGATATTCCGTATTTACCTATGACTAAAATTTCTGGAAACGATACAGAGAAAATAAGAATGTTGGACTATTGGGAAAATGGTTTATCTAAGATTGATTCAACCCATAAGAGCCATATTAAAGTAGAGTTAATCAAAGGTCCTATTTTACTCTTCTCTGGAGTAGATGATAAAGTTTGGCCATCAGCAAAAATGGCCGATATGATAGAAAATAGATTGACCAACAACAATTTTAAATATAATTTTAAAAGTATTAAATATCAGAACGCTGGACATTCCATATCTACAAATCCAAAGCAATTGTCTGATTTAAGAATCGGAAAAATCAATATTAATGGAAAGAACTACGAATATGAATTTGGAGGTACCGCTGAAGGAGATTTAAACGCAAAAAAAAATGCTTATTTACAAGTTTTTGAATTCTTATTAAACATTAAAAATGACTAA
- a CDS encoding alpha/beta hydrolase — MKIFNALCLLVIVIIPFKIIGQSKANSIKPINIGETVSIHSKILNENRTLNIYLPQSYKLDSLKTYPVIYLLDGSIDEDFIHVAGIVQFGSFSWINMVPESIVVGITNVDRKRDFTYPTTIAQDKKDFPTSGKSEDFMGFIEKDLQPFIQNKYRINDTKTIIGQSLGGLLATEILFKRPELFDNYIIVSPSLWWDDQSLLKLTPKAYSTEKKIYVAVGKEGDIMERDAKLLYKKLEANRKENTEVFFKFLEDQDHGDALHLAVYTAFEVLFKTID; from the coding sequence ATGAAAATATTTAATGCGCTTTGCCTATTAGTAATAGTTATAATTCCGTTTAAGATTATTGGTCAAAGTAAAGCTAACTCTATCAAGCCAATAAATATTGGTGAAACGGTATCGATACATTCTAAAATCTTAAATGAAAACAGAACACTAAACATTTACTTACCTCAGAGCTATAAATTAGATTCATTAAAAACCTATCCTGTAATTTATCTATTAGACGGTTCTATAGATGAAGACTTTATCCACGTTGCTGGTATAGTACAATTTGGCTCATTTTCTTGGATAAATATGGTACCAGAATCTATTGTTGTTGGGATTACTAATGTCGATAGAAAACGAGATTTTACCTATCCAACAACTATAGCTCAAGACAAAAAAGACTTTCCTACCTCTGGTAAATCTGAAGATTTTATGGGCTTTATTGAAAAAGATCTACAACCTTTTATTCAAAATAAGTACAGAATTAACGACACTAAAACTATCATTGGGCAATCGCTTGGTGGCTTGTTAGCAACAGAAATATTATTTAAGCGACCAGAGTTATTTGATAACTATATCATAGTAAGTCCAAGCCTCTGGTGGGACGACCAATCCTTATTAAAGCTAACTCCAAAAGCTTATAGCACTGAAAAGAAAATTTATGTTGCTGTTGGTAAAGAAGGAGATATTATGGAACGTGATGCGAAATTACTTTACAAAAAATTAGAAGCTAATAGAAAAGAGAATACAGAGGTCTTCTTTAAATTTTTAGAAGACCAAGACCATGGAGATGCTTTGCATTTAGCAGTTTATACTGCTTTTGAGGTTTTGTTTAAAACAATAGACTGA